The Cryptococcus gattii WM276 chromosome B, complete sequence genome has a segment encoding these proteins:
- a CDS encoding mRNA-nucleus export-related protein, putative (Similar to TIGR gene model, INSD accession AAW41416.1), producing the protein MTHYVPTSFKPMRSLVAAAGIQLSPSSLSDQDEGAIEAEDGELVLGNIIIDEFPADGDIPALEGEHFQPPGLFSTSMMPKIVNTGGKLHVELKTRDDEATVSEKDQGEGLMLPQHVLLETSSAVQDAEDGGDDGEGGDHSLGRDDFLEGLHFVDDDITRGSRRYFNPEPEDDLEVEATFLATADSRKVCQNCKRPGHQASKCPHIICTTCGAMDEHERRDCPLSKVCYGCGRRGHHKSECPDPISRNKRWAGCERCGGREHTDKNCPTLWRIYTYRSDSGRRDAIKLKEKAEGWVKEAIGGDAMEDWCYNCARTGHFGDDCPQRRGSLVRLTAPSAFSREIARRGPFFSAPKSSLPTPTHSRWEDDDPSVIPYTSAYDSFAGSNAGRRGREKEKQRMMARDSDFNDEDDWFSGERNRNIGKGAGTPRNNPRGGKGGKRPWDSEMRGREWDRDRYDRERASREFFDRDREPPRSRGQASSRRRSRSPNRRDGSRHNAMQEAAPNSAPPKAVYRPAVKMGDGAMDSPSVREGERGAKAGSKALVSRALSGQNINNSTPRGRKSSNSPSALPSLLSRIESPTPSNSSSRRREGRGKEQERDWENEWRRRGNGGGKVASWGKDFDKEIEGLTTKRKTKEDGTSRGNSGQKYYGGYM; encoded by the exons ATGACTCATTACGTCCCAACCTCATTCAAGCCTATGCGGTCTTTAGTGGCGGCAGCAGGTATACAGCTGTCTCCATCGTCTCTTTCGGATCAGGATGAGGGGGCGATCGAAGCAGAAGACGGGGAGCTGGTCTTGGGTAATATCATCATAGATGAATTCCCTGCAGACGGTGACATTCCGGCTCTCGAAGGCGAACACTTTCAACCACCTGGGCTATTCAGCACTTCCATGATGCCAAAGATTGTCAACACCGGCGGCAAATTACATGTGGAACTCAAGACAAGAGATGACGAAGCAACCGTTTCCGAGAAAGATCAGGGGGAAGGGTTAATGTTACCTCAACATGTATTATTAGAGACGTCTTCGGCTGTGCAAGACGCTGAAGATGGCGGTGATGAtggggaaggaggagatcACTCATTAGGGAGAGATGATTTCTTGGAAGGCCTTCACtttgttgatgatgatatTACGAGA GGTTCAAGAAGATACTTCAATCCTGAGCCCGAAGATGATCTGGAAGTAGAGGCGACTTTCCTTGCGACAGCGGATTCTAGAAAGGTCTGTCAAAATTGCAAGCGCCCCGGTCATCAAGCTTCAAAATGCCCCCATATCATT TGTACAACCTGTGGAGCCATGGACGAGCATGAGCGTCGTGATTGTCCGCTTAGCAAAGTTTGCTATGGATGCGGTCGGCGAGGCCATCATAAATCAGAATGCCCAGACCCCATTTCCAGGAATAAGCGATGGGCAGGTTGTGAAAGATGTGGAGGTAGAGAACATACGGACAAA AACTGTCCCACCTTGTGGAGGATTTACACTTACCGCTCAGATTCGGGCCGACGTGACGCAATCAAATTAAAAGAAAAAGCCGAAGGATGGGTGAAGGAGGCCATCGGCGGCGACGCGATGGAGGATTGGTGCTACAACTGTGCTAGAACTGGCCACTTTGGTGAT GACTGTCCCCAACGCCGTGGGTCTCTAGTTCGACTTACGGCTCCTTCGGCATTTTCTCGAGAAATCGCTCGACGCGGACCGTTCTTCTCCGCTCCAAAATCTTCCTTACCTACTCCCACTCACTCTCGATGGGAAGATGACGACCCTTCGGTCATACCGTATACTAGCGCTTATGACTCGTTTGCTGGATCCAACGCTGGTCGTCGAGGGcgagaaaaggagaagcAACGAATGATGGCACGCGATTCCGATTTCAACGACGAAGACGATTGGTTCAGTGGTGAGCGAAATCGTAATATTGGAAAGGGCGCCGGTACGCCGCGAAATAATCCacgaggaggaaaaggtgGAAAACGTCCTTGGGATTCAGAAATGCGAGGGAGGGAATGGGATAGGGATAGGTATGACCGTGAACGGGCTTCTCGGGAATTCTTTGATCGAGATCGCGAACCCCCTCGTTCTCGTGGGCAAGCGTCTTCTAGACGTCGATCTCGTTCGCCTAATCGCCGAGACGGCTCTCGTCACAATGCAATGCAAGAGGCTGCACCTAACTCTGCCCCGCCCAAAGCAGTTTACAGGCCCGCAGTTAAAATGGGAGACGGGGCGATGGACTCCCCTTCTGTACGCGAAGGCGAACGCGGAGCAAAAGCGGGTTCGAAAGCCTTGGTGTCTCGTGCCTTGAGCGGTCAGAATATTAATAATTCTACACCTCGTGGCCGAAAGTCTTCCAATTCGCCTTCGGCTCTTCCATCTTTATTGAGTAGAATTGAATCACCCACTCCATCAAACTCCAGCTCGCGTAGGAGAGAAGGCCGTGGGAAAGAGCAAGAACGCGACTGGGAAAACGAGTGGAGAAGACGCGGAAATGGTGGCGGCAAGGTGGCTAGTTGGGGAAAGGATTTCGACAAGGAAATTGAAGGGTTGACCACCAAGAGGAAGACAAAGGAAGACGGTACAAGTAGGGGGAATAGCGGACAGAAATATTACGGCGGGTATATGTAA